In Priestia megaterium NBRC 15308 = ATCC 14581, the following proteins share a genomic window:
- a CDS encoding GlsB/YeaQ/YmgE family stress response membrane protein, translating into MEILWMLIVGGIIGWLASLITGRDVPGGIIGNIIAGFIGAWLGGLIFGDWGPVVGGFAIIPAIIGSIILVLIISFILRKVGKRGNQTHHDHA; encoded by the coding sequence ATGGAAATTCTATGGATGCTAATTGTTGGCGGAATTATTGGTTGGCTTGCTAGTTTAATTACAGGACGAGATGTTCCTGGGGGGATTATTGGTAATATTATTGCTGGCTTTATTGGCGCGTGGTTAGGCGGCCTTATCTTTGGAGATTGGGGTCCAGTCGTTGGTGGCTTTGCAATTATCCCTGCAATTATTGGATCAATTATTTTGGTGTTAATTATAAGCTTTATTTTACGAAAAGTAGGAAAAAGAGGTAATCAGACCCACCATGATCATGCATAA
- a CDS encoding cation diffusion facilitator family transporter has protein sequence MGELLRLLKKGNKSALLAGIVNAIIAIIKGATFILTGNVAMFAETMHSLGDAANQFFVFIGSALSKKTPTARFPNGFGRLVNLVLLGAVLIVGIMSFETIREGFRHILHPTESSGFILNVSVLGIAVMLEATVLYKAMKEIVYDEDIEVKGINILFQSFKRLRNAKPATKLVFMEDLVATGGGILAIIAVIISNFTSYHQAEGIASILIGLMMFFVVGKVFLDNAAGAIGEADEKMEDKIGSLVMRDPDVKDIQGINVIKEGEDFHVEIEIEIEPTLTVAVADDIKDRLEKKILTEKGITDVLIEFDEDDGLLNWKK, from the coding sequence ATGGGAGAATTGCTTCGATTATTAAAAAAAGGAAATAAGTCTGCACTGTTAGCAGGGATAGTTAATGCCATTATTGCAATCATTAAAGGGGCGACTTTTATACTAACGGGTAATGTTGCTATGTTTGCAGAAACAATGCATAGTCTGGGGGATGCTGCCAATCAATTTTTTGTTTTTATAGGTTCAGCACTTAGCAAAAAAACACCAACAGCTCGGTTTCCAAATGGTTTTGGAAGGCTGGTAAATTTAGTTTTACTTGGTGCGGTATTAATTGTAGGAATTATGTCATTTGAAACCATAAGAGAAGGTTTTCGTCATATACTACATCCCACGGAATCTTCGGGTTTTATTTTAAATGTTAGCGTGTTAGGCATCGCCGTTATGCTTGAAGCAACGGTTCTATATAAAGCAATGAAAGAGATTGTTTATGATGAGGACATTGAAGTTAAAGGGATAAACATATTATTCCAAAGCTTTAAAAGGTTAAGAAATGCAAAACCGGCAACAAAGCTGGTTTTTATGGAAGATTTAGTAGCAACAGGAGGTGGGATATTAGCTATTATTGCAGTAATAATTTCTAATTTCACATCTTATCATCAAGCTGAAGGAATTGCCTCAATTTTAATTGGATTAATGATGTTCTTTGTGGTTGGAAAGGTTTTTCTAGATAACGCTGCTGGAGCAATAGGAGAGGCTGATGAAAAAATGGAAGACAAGATAGGTTCTTTAGTAATGAGGGATCCCGATGTCAAAGATATACAAGGGATAAATGTTATTAAAGAAGGAGAAGATTTCCATGTGGAAATAGAAATTGAAATTGAGCCTACCTTGACAGTCGCCGTTGCGGATGATATAAAAGATCGATTAGAAAAAAAGATTTTAACAGAAAAAGGAATAACTGATGTTTTAATCGAGTTTGATGAAGATGATGGATTATTAAACTGGAAAAAATAA
- a CDS encoding mechanosensitive ion channel family protein — protein MINDILKNLSILNVFWFIIDLSLILLGNRLLHWTVNFVSKKKTYPSKNFFNSIVSLLNWITIYAVIFLFLFSFPNRKWMFRPLYSQGEIDVSFFLILIVIMSILFAHKLIKLLTTHVLKPVYKHYNINNGLGYTFNKIIYYTLMIIALGISFKSVGIDLTGLGTIFSVLGIGIGFGMRNIAGNFVCGIIILFERPIEVGEVIQLNEGIGRVENIRLRSTIIRTAKEGTLIIPNQYFIEHIIKNRTGSEMIAEVTVSVEYGVSTEKVDKVLHEAVSKVKGKSEGILNEPNPTIRFVNFRNRTMDFLVEIPVINFEIKEQIESKLRHSIVQSFTEEGIHLAPYEFSQVLLNKLEK, from the coding sequence ATGATTAATGACATATTAAAAAATTTATCAATACTCAATGTTTTTTGGTTCATTATTGATTTGAGTTTAATCCTTTTGGGAAATCGATTACTTCATTGGACAGTTAACTTTGTTTCTAAAAAGAAGACATATCCATCAAAGAACTTTTTCAATTCTATTGTTTCTTTGTTAAATTGGATTACTATCTATGCTGTAATTTTTTTATTCTTATTCTCTTTTCCTAATAGAAAATGGATGTTCCGCCCCTTATATTCTCAAGGAGAAATAGATGTATCATTCTTTCTTATTTTAATTGTAATTATGAGTATATTATTTGCTCATAAACTCATTAAATTATTGACTACGCATGTATTGAAGCCAGTTTATAAACACTACAATATTAATAACGGTTTAGGTTATACATTTAATAAAATTATTTATTATACATTGATGATTATAGCCTTAGGAATAAGTTTTAAGAGCGTCGGGATTGACCTAACCGGATTAGGGACAATCTTTAGTGTGCTCGGTATTGGAATTGGTTTTGGAATGAGAAACATAGCTGGAAATTTTGTGTGTGGAATTATTATTTTATTTGAAAGACCAATTGAAGTAGGAGAAGTTATTCAACTTAATGAGGGGATTGGGAGGGTGGAAAATATCAGACTTAGATCTACAATTATTCGAACTGCTAAGGAAGGGACTTTAATTATACCTAATCAATATTTTATTGAACACATTATTAAAAATCGAACTGGATCTGAAATGATAGCAGAAGTTACTGTAAGTGTAGAATATGGAGTTAGTACAGAGAAAGTTGATAAGGTTCTCCACGAAGCCGTATCAAAAGTTAAAGGAAAATCTGAAGGGATATTAAATGAACCAAATCCTACTATTCGATTTGTGAACTTTCGAAATAGAACTATGGATTTCTTAGTTGAGATTCCAGTAATAAATTTTGAGATTAAAGAACAAATAGAAAGCAAGCTAAGACACTCTATAGTTCAAAGTTTTACAGAAGAAGGAATTCATCTTGCGCCTTATGAATTTAGCCAAGTCCTTTTAAATAAACTTGAAAAGTAA